In the Nitrosopumilus cobalaminigenes genome, AGACAATTTCTAATGCAATTGATAAATCCATTAAAGAAACTGAAATCTTTTTGAGAAAAGAAATTGAAAAATTGGAGGCAAATAATGACCACTCTTGAAAGTTTAGTTGATTGGTTTGATGACAAAAATAAAGTAATGATTGCACTTTCTGGAGGCGTAGATAGTGCTCTTGTGGCATATGCTGCATTTCAAAAACTAGGAAGTTCTGCCATTGCAGTTACTGCTGATTACAAAACTCTGTCCGCAGAGGAACTTGGTACTGCTAAGCAGATTTGTTCTGAGATAGGTATCAAACAACTTCTTTTGGATTACAGTGAACTTGAAAATGAGGATTTTATAAAAAATAATTCAGATCGATGTTTTCATTGTAGGATGGAATTGGGAGATCATTTGATTCAACTAGCAAAAGAGCACAATGTGAAAGTCATTGTAGATGGAACAAATCTTGATGATTTGGGTGATTATAGGCCTGGAATTGAAGCATTAAAACAAAATGGAATTAGAAGCCCTTTGGTGGAAACTCGTTTTTCAAAACCAAAAATTCGAGAAATTGCCAAAACAATTGGATTATCTGTATATGACAAGCCGTCAAATTCATGTTTGGCATCAAGAATTCCCTGGGGGCAAAGAGTTACTGCAGAAAAATTAACTAGAATTGAATTTGGTGAAACTATTGTAAAACAACTTACAAATGTAAAACAAGTAAGAGTGCGTGATATTGATGGTTCTGCAAAAATTGAAGTTGAGAAACAAATGATATCTAGACTTGATCAAAATGTATTGAAACAAATCACTGAGAAATTAAAGATGATTGGATTTACTTCTGTTGAAGTTGATCAAGAAGGGTATAAACCAGGAAAAATTAATGTGATTGCAGATTGATCTATCTTGACAATGCCGCATCAACTCAAATTCATGAAGATGTTTTAGAATCAATGTTACCTTATCTTAAAGAACAATATGGTAATGCATCATCTATTCATCGATATGGTAGACTAGCTCACAAAGCAATAGAAAAAGCAAGAAAACAAATTGCACAATTAATCAATGCTGATCCTTCAGAAATTTTGTTAACTTCTGGCGGTACTGAATCAAACAATACTGTTCTTAGAGGAATCCCTGTAAGTGACACCTCTAACCAAATTATTACATCCTCAATTGAACATGATGCTATTTTAGAGCCATGCAAAAAACTTTCAGAATCTGGATTGATTGTTGACTATTTACCAGTTGATAAATTTGCAATGATTAATCCATCTGAATTGAAAAATCATCTATCTGAGAATACTTGTCTTGTTTCAATAATGTTTGGAAATAATGAAGTAGGTACTGTACAAAAAATTTCTGAAATTGCTAAAATATGCAATGAACAAAATATTCCATTTCACACTGACGCTGTTCAGGCAGTTGGTAAGATTCCTATTGATGTGAAAGAATTAGGCATAGATTTACTATCAATTTCCTCTCATAAACTACATGGTCCAAAAGGCATAGGTGCATTATTCATCAAAAATGGAATTAAAATTGATCCTGTAATTTTGGGTGGGGGTCAGGAACATGGTTTGCGTTCTGGGACTGAAAATGTTGCTAATATTGTTGGATTTGGTAAGGCATGTGAAATTGCAAAAAACAATTTAGATGAAAATATGGCATATGTTAGTAAACTTCGCAATATTTTAGTTGACAGAGTTTTAGAGGAAATTCCTGAAGTAACTCTTAATGGTGATCCAAAATCTAGATTACCAAATAATGCTCATTTCACATTTCTTGGTGTTAATGGTGAGGATCTTATAATCAAACTAGATGAATATGGAATCGCAGCTTCAACAGGTTCTGCATGTTCTGTTAATACTCAGAGAGCTTCACATGTTTTACAAGCAATGGGATTTTCTCATGAACAAATTACTGGCTCTCTAAGATTAACAATGGGTGTGTTTAACAATGAAAATGAAATTGAACAAACTGTTACATCTCTTAAAAAAATAGTTGAAGAATTAAGATCCTTCTCACCATTCAAAGAAAAATATTCTTTTTCTAAAACCTAAATTTTGATTTGAAGTTTATTTCTAGTAACTATTACTGTGGCCATAATACCAACTATCAAAACTACCATTGCGATTGTACCAAATTCTGGGACTACATATGTGCCAATAATTTCAATATCTGAATCTCCTTGTTCAAAATTAATAGTAATTACTCTGGAATCTGAATTTACAACTGATTCTTGATATGCTACCTCAATACCATCTATTAGGATGATGAAAGTATCATCTTTACCATCTTGTTTTTCAGCCCCTATGAATTCTCTAGGTAGATCTAAAGTTATGGTTCCTTCATCTGTTGCATCAATTTGTACTATGACTGCAAAAATATCGGAATCTACCACCATATTTTTTACAGTACCCCCTTTGATGGTGTACTCTACATCAAAAGTACCATGACTTCCTGCATCAACTTCATAAGGTTCTGTTGTTTCAATGGCTTCTGATTTTGGGGCGTATGAAAATTCTGTCTCTATCTGATGTTCTTGATATGAGGCAACAATGGTGTAATCTCCGGATTTTTTCCACAATGCTCCTTCAGCAAGGAATGTTTTTGTAAAACTTCCATCTTGAGCCACTGTCAACTGTGCAATATCTACTAAATTCCCCTCAGTAAATAATTGTAATATTACAGGCGTTTCCCCTATTACTGTTTTCACATTTCCTGAAACTACTACTGTGTCTCCTTCATCATAATGATTATCATCTGTTTGAACTGAAATTAGAGGTTCTTGTGCAAATACGGTTCCTGTAGTAATTATCAATAATGCAATTAGACTATAAAATATTCTAGAACCCACAAATTTCAAAATACTCGTTTGTATATTTCCTTTACTATTAAAAAATGAAAAAATGAAAAAAGTTGTGTGACTTTTAGTATCTTGGTATAATGCTTAGTCTTGATTTTGCAGATACTGCAATTATTGAGATAATTGCTACTGCTAGAATCATAGCTGCGATTGTACCAAATTCTGGAATCACAAAGGTACCGATTACTTCAATTGTTTCAGCGCCTGCTGGGAACATCACTGTTACTTTGTTTGCAACAATTTCAACATCATCCCATTCTTCTCCGTCAACTAGTACCATGAAGATACCGTCTTGGACTGTTTTTGATGGGGTTATTGTTAATGTTCCATCATCTTCTGCGTTGATGCTAATGACAATCGAATTATCATTAGTATTGAGGGTTGCACTAGTTACCATTCCACCTGAAATGCTAAATGGTACACATTGACCACTTGCAGATAATTCGTTAGAACTACATTGCTTAGCTGGTTTGCTTGGTGTTTGATAATTTGGTGTATATGCAACTCCACCACTTAATTCAACTTTTGCACTGTTACTTTTTTCAGCACTTCCATAGTTTGCTTTAATGGTGTAGGTACCGTCGTATTTCCATATTGCCCCTGCTGTGTTTAGTGTTGTCTCAAAACTTCCATCTTCAGCTACAACTAATTGATCAATTGTAACGATAGAGTTTAGAGGACTAATCACAGTAATTGTAACTGGAAATCCAGATGTGTTTGCTACTTGGCCTTTTACTGTAATCATGTCGCTATGTCCATATTCTGTTTTATCTGTCCAAACAGAT is a window encoding:
- the larE gene encoding ATP-dependent sacrificial sulfur transferase LarE; this encodes MTTLESLVDWFDDKNKVMIALSGGVDSALVAYAAFQKLGSSAIAVTADYKTLSAEELGTAKQICSEIGIKQLLLDYSELENEDFIKNNSDRCFHCRMELGDHLIQLAKEHNVKVIVDGTNLDDLGDYRPGIEALKQNGIRSPLVETRFSKPKIREIAKTIGLSVYDKPSNSCLASRIPWGQRVTAEKLTRIEFGETIVKQLTNVKQVRVRDIDGSAKIEVEKQMISRLDQNVLKQITEKLKMIGFTSVEVDQEGYKPGKINVIAD
- a CDS encoding cysteine desulfurase family protein; the protein is MIYLDNAASTQIHEDVLESMLPYLKEQYGNASSIHRYGRLAHKAIEKARKQIAQLINADPSEILLTSGGTESNNTVLRGIPVSDTSNQIITSSIEHDAILEPCKKLSESGLIVDYLPVDKFAMINPSELKNHLSENTCLVSIMFGNNEVGTVQKISEIAKICNEQNIPFHTDAVQAVGKIPIDVKELGIDLLSISSHKLHGPKGIGALFIKNGIKIDPVILGGGQEHGLRSGTENVANIVGFGKACEIAKNNLDENMAYVSKLRNILVDRVLEEIPEVTLNGDPKSRLPNNAHFTFLGVNGEDLIIKLDEYGIAASTGSACSVNTQRASHVLQAMGFSHEQITGSLRLTMGVFNNENEIEQTVTSLKKIVEELRSFSPFKEKYSFSKT
- a CDS encoding PEFG-CTERM sorting domain-containing protein, giving the protein MGSRIFYSLIALLIITTGTVFAQEPLISVQTDDNHYDEGDTVVVSGNVKTVIGETPVILQLFTEGNLVDIAQLTVAQDGSFTKTFLAEGALWKKSGDYTIVASYQEHQIETEFSYAPKSEAIETTEPYEVDAGSHGTFDVEYTIKGGTVKNMVVDSDIFAVIVQIDATDEGTITLDLPREFIGAEKQDGKDDTFIILIDGIEVAYQESVVNSDSRVITINFEQGDSDIEIIGTYVVPEFGTIAMVVLIVGIMATVIVTRNKLQIKI
- a CDS encoding PEFG-CTERM sorting domain-containing protein — its product is MSTAYAEHHEGGEHMEDHSDLPQACVGCTMEDAKAAANKMLLKDIPVSVWTDKTEYGHSDMITVKGQVANTSGFPVTITVISPLNSIVTIDQLVVAEDGSFETTLNTAGAIWKYDGTYTIKANYGSAEKSNSAKVELSGGVAYTPNYQTPSKPAKQCSSNELSASGQCVPFSISGGMVTSATLNTNDNSIVISINAEDDGTLTITPSKTVQDGIFMVLVDGEEWDDVEIVANKVTVMFPAGAETIEVIGTFVIPEFGTIAAMILAVAIISIIAVSAKSRLSIIPRY